From Streptomyces sp. 6-11-2, one genomic window encodes:
- a CDS encoding fructose-specific PTS transporter subunit EIIC produces the protein MSDMITADLVDLDLSADTKQAAARSLAERMVSLGRVTDLEGFLADVAAREAQMPTGLDGGIGIPHCRSEHVVEPTLAFGRSAAGIDFGAADGPADLIFLIAAPSGADDAHLKILSSLARQLMNNEFTSALRSVDNAAAAAALIRGDETPGEATAGAEGTATDTEGTEGTAATTEGASAEAQDAPEDTAATPGAASSGAVAGSTAPAPGASATDVSAKDASGEGERPFRIVAVTSCPTGIAHTYMAAESLENAGREAGVEVVVETQGSAGFTRLDPAVIAAADGVIFAHDVPVRDKDRFAGKPVVDVGVKAGINRPGELITEVRGKAARGEVSAAPAPGGTPVERAGEAGEGYGTKLRKWLMSGVSYMVPFVAAGGLLIALGFAIGGYEINKAPSVMDHFVWTQADSWAALLFQIGGVAFAFLVPVLAGYIAYGMADRPGLVPGFVGGSIALTINAGFLGGLAAGLIAGGVVMAIQKVRIPAALRGIMPVVVIPLISSAVVGFLMFVVIGKPIATAQKAMTDWLNGLTGTNAVLLGALLGLMMCFDLGGPVNKVAYTFATAGIAVSDPSDSAMKIMAAVMAAGMVPPLAMALATTVRGKLFTHTERENGKAAWVLGASFISEGAIPFAAADPLRVIPSSMVGGALTGALSMVFGATLRAPHGGIFVVPLIGNPFLYLIAIAAGVCVTTALVVALKTLRKPVGAAAAESGEGAPAEPADRKQPVAA, from the coding sequence ATGAGCGACATGATCACCGCGGACCTGGTCGACCTCGACCTGTCCGCCGACACCAAGCAAGCGGCGGCGCGCTCCCTCGCCGAACGGATGGTCTCCCTGGGCCGGGTGACCGATCTGGAGGGCTTCCTCGCCGATGTGGCCGCCCGCGAGGCGCAGATGCCGACCGGCCTCGACGGTGGCATCGGCATCCCGCACTGCCGCAGCGAGCACGTCGTCGAGCCGACGCTCGCCTTCGGGCGCAGCGCGGCCGGGATCGACTTCGGCGCGGCGGACGGCCCCGCCGACCTGATCTTCCTGATCGCGGCCCCGTCCGGCGCCGACGACGCCCACCTGAAGATCCTGTCGTCGCTGGCCCGGCAGCTGATGAACAACGAGTTCACCTCCGCGCTGCGTTCGGTGGACAACGCGGCGGCCGCTGCCGCGCTCATCCGCGGGGACGAGACTCCGGGCGAGGCCACGGCAGGAGCCGAGGGCACCGCCACGGACACTGAGGGGACCGAGGGCACCGCCGCGACCACCGAAGGCGCCTCCGCCGAGGCGCAGGACGCTCCCGAAGACACCGCCGCGACGCCGGGGGCGGCCTCCTCCGGCGCCGTGGCGGGTAGCACGGCACCGGCGCCGGGCGCGAGCGCCACGGACGTGAGCGCCAAGGACGCGAGCGGCGAGGGTGAGCGTCCGTTCCGGATCGTCGCCGTCACCTCCTGCCCCACCGGTATCGCGCACACCTACATGGCGGCCGAGTCACTGGAGAACGCCGGCCGTGAGGCGGGCGTCGAGGTCGTCGTCGAGACCCAGGGTTCGGCGGGCTTCACCCGGCTCGACCCGGCGGTGATCGCGGCGGCGGACGGCGTGATCTTCGCCCACGACGTCCCCGTACGCGACAAGGACCGCTTCGCCGGGAAGCCGGTCGTCGACGTCGGCGTGAAGGCGGGCATCAACCGGCCCGGCGAACTGATCACCGAGGTCCGCGGCAAGGCCGCGCGCGGTGAGGTGAGCGCGGCGCCCGCGCCGGGCGGCACGCCGGTCGAGCGGGCAGGCGAAGCGGGCGAGGGCTACGGCACGAAGCTGCGCAAGTGGCTCATGTCCGGCGTCAGTTACATGGTTCCCTTCGTCGCCGCGGGTGGTCTGCTGATCGCCCTCGGGTTCGCGATCGGCGGCTACGAGATCAACAAGGCGCCGTCGGTGATGGACCACTTCGTCTGGACCCAGGCCGACAGCTGGGCCGCCCTGCTGTTCCAGATCGGCGGTGTGGCCTTCGCCTTCCTCGTCCCGGTGCTGGCCGGCTACATCGCCTACGGCATGGCGGACCGCCCCGGACTCGTCCCCGGTTTCGTCGGCGGCTCGATCGCGCTCACCATCAACGCCGGATTCCTCGGCGGTCTGGCGGCCGGTCTGATCGCCGGTGGTGTGGTGATGGCGATCCAGAAGGTGCGCATTCCGGCGGCCCTGCGCGGCATCATGCCGGTGGTGGTGATTCCGCTGATCTCCTCGGCGGTCGTCGGGTTCCTGATGTTCGTGGTCATCGGAAAGCCCATCGCCACCGCGCAGAAGGCCATGACCGACTGGCTGAACGGACTGACCGGCACCAACGCCGTCCTGCTCGGCGCGCTGCTCGGCCTGATGATGTGCTTCGACCTCGGCGGTCCGGTCAACAAGGTCGCCTACACCTTCGCCACCGCCGGTATCGCGGTCTCCGACCCCAGCGACTCCGCGATGAAGATCATGGCCGCGGTGATGGCGGCCGGCATGGTCCCGCCGCTGGCGATGGCCCTGGCCACGACCGTGCGCGGCAAGCTGTTCACCCACACCGAGCGGGAGAACGGCAAGGCCGCCTGGGTCCTGGGCGCCTCCTTCATCTCCGAGGGCGCCATCCCGTTCGCGGCGGCCGACCCGCTGCGCGTCATCCCGTCGTCGATGGTCGGCGGTGCGCTCACCGGCGCCCTGTCGATGGTCTTCGGCGCCACGCTCCGCGCTCCGCACGGCGGCATCTTCGTGGTCCCGCTGATCGGCAACCCGTTCCTCTACCTGATCGCCATCGCGGCGGGCGTGTGCGTGACCACCGCCCTGGTGGTCGCCCTGAAGACCCTGCGCAAGCCGGTGGGCGCGGCGGCCGCCGAGTCAGGCGAGGGCGCACCGGCCGAGCCCGCCGACCGGAAGCAGCCGGTGGCGGCCTGA
- the mscL gene encoding large conductance mechanosensitive channel protein MscL, whose protein sequence is MSDKKDPSVWQGFKAFLMRGNVVDLAVAVVVGAAFTNIVNAVVKGVISPVIGAIGTKNLDHYDSCLSATCKGDQGIQIMWGSVLGAALQFLITAAVVYFLMLLPMAKFLARQEARKKAREGTEEVVEVTELEVLKEIRDELVARRRSGYGER, encoded by the coding sequence GTGAGCGACAAGAAGGACCCGAGTGTCTGGCAGGGCTTCAAAGCCTTCCTGATGCGCGGGAACGTCGTCGATCTGGCAGTAGCGGTGGTCGTCGGCGCCGCCTTCACCAACATCGTCAACGCGGTGGTGAAGGGTGTGATCAGTCCGGTCATCGGAGCGATCGGCACCAAGAACCTCGACCATTACGACTCGTGCCTGAGCGCCACCTGCAAGGGCGATCAGGGCATCCAGATCATGTGGGGTTCGGTCCTCGGCGCCGCTCTCCAGTTCCTGATCACCGCCGCGGTGGTCTACTTCCTGATGCTCCTGCCCATGGCGAAGTTCCTGGCCCGCCAGGAGGCGCGGAAGAAGGCCAGGGAGGGCACGGAGGAGGTCGTGGAGGTGACCGAGCTGGAGGTGCTCAAGGAGATACGCGACGAGCTGGTCGCCCGGCGCCGCTCCGGATACGGCGAGCGGTAG
- a CDS encoding DeoR/GlpR family DNA-binding transcription regulator, whose translation MYAPERQQEILRLARDGGRVDVVSLAEEFQVTAETIRRDLKALDRAGLLRRVHGGAIPAGRLDFEPDLTERESTAADEKDRIAKAALAELPAEGTLILDAGTTVARVAAALPLEASLTVVTHSLPIAARLADHPGLQLHLVGGRVRNRTRAAVDAWALRAYGEIRADVLFVAANGFSAEHGLTTPDLAEAAVKRAAIAAARRVVLLADSAKHGQEHFARFGGLNDVDLLITDSGLSPEDAAAIERGGTEVVRA comes from the coding sequence ATGTACGCACCGGAGCGGCAGCAGGAGATCCTCCGGCTCGCCCGGGACGGCGGCCGCGTGGACGTCGTGTCGCTCGCCGAGGAGTTCCAGGTGACGGCGGAGACGATCCGCCGCGACCTGAAGGCCCTCGACCGCGCGGGCCTGCTGCGCAGGGTGCACGGCGGCGCCATCCCGGCCGGCCGTCTCGACTTCGAGCCCGACCTCACCGAGCGCGAGTCCACCGCCGCCGACGAGAAGGACCGCATCGCCAAGGCGGCCCTGGCCGAACTGCCGGCCGAGGGCACGCTGATCCTCGACGCCGGTACGACGGTGGCCCGTGTGGCTGCCGCCCTGCCCCTGGAGGCCTCGCTCACCGTCGTCACGCACTCCCTGCCGATCGCGGCCCGCCTCGCGGACCACCCCGGTCTCCAGCTCCACCTCGTGGGAGGGCGGGTACGCAACCGCACCCGCGCCGCCGTGGACGCCTGGGCGCTGCGGGCCTACGGCGAGATCCGCGCCGACGTGCTGTTCGTCGCCGCCAACGGCTTCTCGGCCGAACACGGTCTGACCACCCCCGACCTCGCCGAGGCCGCGGTGAAGCGCGCGGCGATCGCCGCCGCCCGCCGTGTGGTGCTGCTCGCCGACTCCGCCAAGCACGGCCAGGAGCACTTCGCCCGCTTCGGCGGCCTGAACGACGTGGACCTGCTGATCACCGACAGCGGATTGAGTCCCGAGGACGCGGCCGCCATCGAGCGCGGCGGCACGGAAGTAGTACGCGCATGA
- a CDS encoding MFS transporter — protein sequence MSSTETLADSPAPAPVPAPTADRRRWFALAIVMTAAFMDLVDVTIVNIAIPSIQQDAGASFSQIQWITAGYALAFAAGLITGGRLGDIHGRKRLFLLGIGGFTLASALCGFAANPDMLVAARLLQGAMAAMMVPQVLSIVHATFPAHERGKVFGLFGAIVGLGAVSGPLLGALLTEWNLFGLEWRPIFLINLPVGVLALVLGNRFISESKAPRALKLDLVGVALVTLGLLMLLYPLTRGRELGWPVWGYVSMAGALVVFATLVAYERSKAARDGSPLIELSLFRVKSFAAGIAVQTVFGVALGVFFLVWTLYMQVGLGWSPLRAGLTGVPFSIAVSTAAGMSVQKLVPRFGRKVLQAGALVMAAGVLLYIWESERYGLHIAPWQMALPLVVMGLGMGLIVAPLTDAVLSEVPREHAGSASGLINTVQQMGNALGLGLVSVVFFGVIGDRLAPAEVGPAFVNAFQHALVWVAAVLGVIFVLMAALPKRPGRQAEDAEEAGAEEAGEPAVVAQRSGELVG from the coding sequence ATGTCCTCCACCGAAACCCTTGCCGACAGCCCGGCCCCGGCCCCGGTCCCGGCCCCGACCGCCGACCGCCGTCGCTGGTTCGCGCTGGCGATCGTGATGACCGCGGCCTTCATGGACCTCGTGGACGTCACGATCGTCAACATCGCGATTCCGTCCATCCAGCAGGACGCCGGCGCGTCCTTCAGCCAGATCCAGTGGATCACCGCCGGGTACGCCCTCGCCTTCGCGGCCGGTCTGATCACCGGCGGCCGGCTCGGCGACATCCACGGCCGCAAGCGGCTGTTCCTCCTCGGCATCGGCGGCTTCACCCTCGCCTCCGCGCTGTGCGGCTTCGCCGCGAACCCCGACATGCTGGTCGCCGCCCGTCTCCTGCAAGGCGCCATGGCCGCGATGATGGTCCCGCAGGTGCTCTCGATCGTGCACGCCACCTTCCCGGCGCACGAACGCGGCAAGGTCTTCGGCTTGTTCGGCGCGATCGTCGGCCTGGGCGCGGTCTCCGGCCCGCTGCTCGGCGCGCTGCTCACCGAGTGGAACCTGTTCGGGCTGGAATGGCGGCCGATCTTTCTGATCAACCTGCCCGTCGGCGTCCTGGCCCTCGTCCTCGGCAACCGTTTCATCAGCGAGTCCAAGGCCCCTCGGGCCCTGAAGCTGGACCTCGTCGGGGTCGCCCTGGTCACCCTGGGTCTGCTGATGCTGCTCTACCCGCTGACCCGGGGCCGTGAGCTGGGCTGGCCGGTCTGGGGGTACGTCTCGATGGCGGGCGCGCTGGTGGTCTTCGCGACCCTGGTGGCGTACGAGCGGAGCAAGGCGGCGCGGGACGGCTCGCCGCTCATCGAACTGTCGCTGTTCCGGGTGAAGAGCTTCGCCGCGGGCATCGCGGTGCAGACCGTCTTCGGTGTCGCGCTGGGCGTGTTCTTCCTGGTCTGGACGCTGTACATGCAGGTCGGCCTGGGCTGGAGCCCGCTGCGGGCGGGCCTGACGGGCGTACCGTTCTCGATCGCCGTGTCCACCGCGGCCGGGATGTCGGTGCAGAAGCTGGTCCCGCGCTTCGGCCGCAAGGTGCTCCAGGCCGGTGCGCTGGTGATGGCGGCCGGTGTCCTGCTCTACATCTGGGAGTCCGAGCGGTACGGCCTGCACATCGCCCCCTGGCAGATGGCGCTCCCGCTGGTCGTGATGGGCCTGGGCATGGGCCTGATCGTGGCGCCGCTGACCGACGCGGTGCTCTCGGAGGTCCCGCGTGAGCACGCGGGTTCGGCGTCCGGGCTGATCAACACCGTGCAGCAGATGGGCAACGCGCTGGGCCTCGGGCTGGTGTCGGTGGTGTTCTTCGGGGTCATCGGCGACCGCCTGGCCCCGGCCGAGGTGGGCCCGGCCTTCGTCAACGCCTTCCAGCACGCGCTGGTGTGGGTGGCGGCGGTGCTGGGCGTCATCTTCGTCCTGATGGCGGCCCTGCCCAAGCGACCGGGCCGGCAGGCGGAGGACGCCGAGGAGGCCGGGGCGGAGGAGGCCGGGGAGCCGGCCGTGGTGGCGCAGCGGTCGGGCGAGCTGGTGGGCTGA
- a CDS encoding S-methyl-5'-thioadenosine phosphorylase: MANAEIGVIGGSGFYSFLDDVTEVRVDTPYGAPSDSLFLGEVAGRRVAFLPRHGRGHHLPPHRINYRANLWALRSVGVRQVLGPCAVGGLRPEYGPGTLLVPDQFVDRTKSRAQTYFDGLPRPDGTVPNVVHVSVADPYCPVGRTATLKAARGRDWDAVDGGTLVVVEGPRFSTRAESLWHQAQGWSVVGMTGHPEAALARELELCYTSMTLVTDLDAGAETGEGVSHEEVLRVFAANVERLRGVLFDAVAALPTTEQRDCLCAGALGGMDPGFALP; the protein is encoded by the coding sequence ATGGCGAACGCAGAGATCGGTGTCATCGGCGGTTCCGGCTTCTACTCGTTCCTCGACGACGTGACCGAGGTCCGGGTGGACACGCCGTACGGGGCACCCAGCGACTCCCTCTTCCTCGGTGAGGTCGCCGGGCGGCGGGTCGCCTTCCTGCCCCGGCACGGCCGGGGCCACCACCTCCCGCCGCACCGCATCAACTACCGGGCCAACCTGTGGGCGCTGCGCTCCGTGGGCGTGCGCCAGGTGCTCGGGCCCTGTGCGGTGGGCGGGCTGCGCCCCGAGTACGGGCCGGGCACGCTGCTCGTGCCCGACCAGTTCGTCGACCGTACGAAGTCCCGGGCGCAGACCTACTTCGACGGGCTGCCGCGGCCCGACGGCACGGTGCCGAACGTCGTGCACGTCTCGGTGGCCGACCCGTACTGCCCGGTGGGCCGGACGGCCACGCTGAAGGCGGCGCGCGGGCGGGACTGGGACGCGGTGGACGGCGGCACCCTCGTCGTGGTGGAGGGGCCCCGCTTCTCGACCCGGGCCGAGTCGTTGTGGCACCAGGCGCAGGGCTGGTCGGTGGTGGGCATGACCGGCCATCCCGAGGCGGCGCTCGCCCGTGAACTGGAGCTCTGCTACACCTCGATGACGCTGGTCACCGACCTGGACGCGGGCGCGGAGACCGGCGAGGGCGTCTCGCACGAGGAGGTGCTGCGGGTGTTCGCGGCCAACGTGGAACGGCTACGGGGCGTTCTGTTCGACGCGGTGGCCGCGCTGCCCACGACCGAGCAGCGGGACTGCCTGTGCGCCGGCGCGCTGGGCGGGATGGACCCGGGGTTCGCGCTGCCGTAA
- a CDS encoding P1 family peptidase has product MTVDALTDVEGVRVGHATRTGGGWLTGTTVVLAPEGGAVAAVEVRGGGPGTKETDALDPRNLVRTVEAVVLTGGSAYGLDAASGVMAWLEERGRGVRVGPEPSHVVPVVPAACVFDLGRGGDFRARPDAATGRAAVEAAAASGAGERVPEGCVGAGTGAAVGPLKGGVGTASTVLDSGITVAALAVANAVGSAVDPETGVLYGELFQGPVDHPEARVHEAARRRLAEAAARNAPPPLNTTLAVVATDADLTKAQAQKLAGTAHDGIARAVRPVHLLNDGDTVFALATGARPLDPSPLALNEILAAGADQVTRAIVRAVRTAEAVTGPGGDWPAYEELYGAR; this is encoded by the coding sequence ATGACAGTGGACGCTCTGACGGACGTCGAAGGCGTGCGGGTGGGACATGCGACGCGCACGGGCGGCGGTTGGCTCACCGGCACGACGGTCGTGCTCGCGCCGGAGGGCGGCGCCGTCGCCGCCGTGGAGGTGCGCGGTGGCGGCCCGGGAACCAAGGAGACCGACGCCCTCGATCCGCGCAACCTGGTGCGGACGGTGGAGGCGGTCGTCCTGACCGGCGGCAGCGCCTACGGGCTGGACGCCGCCTCGGGGGTGATGGCCTGGCTGGAGGAGCGGGGGCGCGGGGTCAGGGTCGGCCCGGAACCTTCGCACGTCGTACCGGTCGTACCCGCCGCCTGCGTGTTCGACCTGGGCCGCGGCGGTGACTTCCGGGCCCGGCCGGACGCGGCCACCGGGCGCGCCGCGGTCGAGGCCGCGGCGGCGAGCGGGGCCGGCGAGCGCGTGCCGGAGGGGTGCGTGGGCGCCGGGACCGGGGCGGCCGTGGGACCGCTCAAGGGAGGAGTCGGCACGGCGAGCACGGTGCTCGACTCGGGCATCACGGTGGCCGCGCTGGCGGTGGCCAACGCGGTGGGGTCGGCGGTCGATCCGGAGACGGGGGTGCTGTACGGGGAGTTGTTCCAGGGACCGGTGGACCATCCCGAAGCGCGGGTGCACGAGGCCGCGCGGCGGCGCCTCGCCGAGGCCGCCGCGAGGAACGCGCCTCCCCCGCTGAACACCACCCTGGCAGTGGTCGCCACCGACGCGGACCTGACCAAGGCGCAGGCGCAGAAGCTGGCCGGCACGGCGCACGACGGCATCGCGCGCGCCGTACGTCCGGTGCACCTGCTCAACGACGGCGACACGGTGTTCGCGCTGGCCACCGGGGCGCGTCCGCTCGACCCCTCACCGCTCGCCCTGAACGAGATCCTCGCGGCGGGCGCGGACCAGGTGACCCGCGCGATCGTCCGCGCGGTACGGACGGCCGAGGCGGTGACCGGACCGGGCGGGGACTGGCCGGCCTACGAGGAGCTGTACGGCGCCCGTTGA
- the pfkB gene encoding 1-phosphofructokinase: MIVTVTPNPSLDRTYEVPALERGQVVRATGERMDPGGKGVNVSRAVAAAGRRTVAVLPLGGAPGALVADLLDAQGIDVAPVPVAGATRSNIALAEADGVLTKINAPGPELSAEEQESLLETVRRQSRGADWIACCGSLPRGLAPSWYADLVARAHAAGVRIALDTSGPALLAALREGPDVVKPNAAELAEAVGRSLATVGDAVKAAEELRGLGARTVLASLGADGQLLVDGAGAWFGSARVDAVRSNVGAGDSSLAGFLIADGTGPEALALAVAHGAAAVQLPGSLMPTPADLDPAAVTVTADVPVDRVLKEPVT; the protein is encoded by the coding sequence ATGATCGTCACCGTCACCCCCAACCCCTCCCTGGACCGCACCTACGAGGTCCCCGCGCTCGAACGCGGCCAGGTCGTCCGGGCCACCGGCGAGCGCATGGACCCGGGCGGCAAGGGCGTGAACGTCTCGCGCGCCGTCGCGGCCGCCGGCCGGCGCACGGTCGCCGTCCTGCCGCTGGGCGGCGCCCCGGGCGCCCTCGTCGCGGACCTGCTCGACGCGCAGGGCATCGACGTCGCACCGGTGCCGGTCGCCGGGGCCACCCGCTCGAACATCGCGCTCGCGGAGGCCGACGGCGTCCTGACGAAGATCAACGCACCGGGTCCGGAACTCTCCGCCGAGGAGCAGGAGTCGCTGCTGGAGACCGTGCGGCGGCAGTCGCGCGGCGCGGACTGGATCGCGTGCTGCGGCAGCCTGCCGCGCGGACTCGCTCCGTCCTGGTACGCCGACCTGGTCGCGCGGGCGCACGCGGCCGGAGTGCGCATCGCGCTGGACACCTCCGGGCCCGCGCTGCTGGCGGCGCTGCGCGAGGGCCCCGACGTGGTCAAGCCCAACGCCGCGGAGCTCGCCGAGGCCGTCGGGCGCTCCCTGGCGACGGTCGGCGACGCGGTGAAGGCGGCCGAGGAGCTGCGCGGGCTCGGCGCGCGCACCGTGCTCGCGAGCCTGGGCGCCGACGGGCAGCTGCTCGTGGACGGGGCGGGCGCCTGGTTCGGCAGCGCGCGCGTGGACGCCGTCCGCAGCAACGTCGGCGCCGGCGACTCCTCCCTCGCCGGGTTCCTGATCGCCGACGGCACCGGCCCGGAGGCCCTGGCCCTCGCCGTCGCGCACGGCGCGGCCGCCGTCCAGCTGCCGGGCAGCCTGATGCCGACACCCGCCGACCTGGATCCGGCGGCGGTGACGGTCACGGCGGACGTGCCGGTGGACCGCGTGCTGAAGGAGCCGGTGACATGA
- a CDS encoding YafY family protein codes for MTTDTPARLLQLLSLLQTPREWPGGELAGRLGVSRRTVRRDIDRLRELGYPVQATKGADGGYRLVAGKAMPPLVLDDEEAVAIAVGLRAGAGHAIEGVDEASVRALAKLEQVLPTRLRHRVSTLQAATTPLTSGDGASVATETLTVMASAVAGYERLRFAYRAGDGAVTRRLTEPYRLVSTGRRWYLVAYDLDRADWRTFRVDRVSEPFATGARFAPRELPTGSAAEYLRQSMYRRQETYTFTATFADPAEVVAARLPAWLGAPEPLDTGGCRLRATVGDRVEWLAVRLAMLGCEFTVEEPDELVQCVRQLGARLARAGRGGGHSPARAPGD; via the coding sequence ATGACGACGGACACTCCGGCCCGGCTCCTCCAGTTGCTCTCCCTCCTCCAGACGCCCCGGGAGTGGCCCGGCGGTGAACTCGCCGGCCGGCTCGGGGTGTCCCGGCGCACGGTCCGGCGGGACATCGACCGGCTGCGTGAGCTGGGCTATCCGGTGCAGGCGACCAAGGGGGCGGACGGCGGCTACCGGCTGGTCGCGGGGAAGGCCATGCCGCCCCTCGTGCTCGACGACGAGGAGGCGGTGGCGATCGCGGTCGGGCTGCGCGCGGGGGCCGGGCATGCGATCGAGGGCGTCGACGAGGCGTCGGTGCGGGCGCTGGCGAAGCTGGAACAGGTGCTGCCGACCCGGCTGCGGCATCGCGTCTCCACGCTTCAGGCCGCGACGACTCCGCTGACCAGCGGCGACGGGGCGAGCGTCGCGACGGAGACGCTGACGGTCATGGCCTCCGCGGTGGCGGGGTACGAGCGGCTGCGGTTCGCCTACCGGGCCGGCGACGGGGCCGTGACGCGGCGGCTGACGGAGCCGTACCGGCTGGTGTCGACCGGTCGGCGCTGGTACCTCGTGGCGTACGACCTGGACCGCGCGGACTGGCGGACGTTCCGCGTCGACCGGGTGAGCGAGCCCTTCGCCACCGGTGCGCGGTTCGCTCCGCGGGAGCTGCCGACCGGGAGCGCGGCCGAGTACCTCCGGCAGTCGATGTACCGCAGGCAGGAGACCTACACGTTCACGGCGACCTTCGCCGACCCGGCCGAGGTGGTCGCGGCGCGGCTGCCCGCGTGGCTCGGCGCACCGGAGCCGCTCGACACGGGCGGCTGCCGGCTGCGGGCCACGGTCGGCGACCGGGTGGAGTGGCTCGCGGTGCGGCTGGCGATGCTGGGTTGCGAGTTCACGGTGGAGGAGCCCGACGAACTCGTGCAGTGCGTACGGCAGTTGGGGGCGCGACTCGCGCGGGCCGGCCGGGGCGGCGGCCACTCTCCGGCCCGTGCCCCGGGCGACTGA
- a CDS encoding RNA polymerase sigma factor RpoD/SigA yields the protein MATRAVARRQSATGETADAASSVRAHGGEIADRDLVGMYLDEIARTPLLDAAKEVELSQIIEAGVFARQILDRHEETKTDATGEELRALVAQGERAKDVFIRSNLRLVVAVARRYPRSGLPLLDLIQEGNAGLVRAVEKFDYRKGFKFSTYATWWIRQAITRSIADQSRTIRLPVHLVEELGRIRRVQREFNREHGRDPEPAEIAEELGSTPERVSDVLDWARDPVSLNMSVDDEGETQFGDLLEDTSAVSPEQSVMTLLRSEGLDDLIGRLDQRTASIIKMRYGIEDGRERTLTEVGKEHGLTRERIRQIEKHALLELKKLARDTGFDAAA from the coding sequence ATGGCAACCCGTGCCGTCGCCCGTCGTCAGTCCGCCACCGGCGAGACGGCCGACGCGGCAAGCAGTGTTCGCGCCCATGGCGGCGAGATCGCCGATCGCGACCTGGTCGGCATGTATCTCGACGAGATCGCGCGTACACCGCTGCTCGACGCCGCCAAGGAGGTCGAGCTGTCCCAGATCATCGAAGCGGGTGTGTTCGCGCGGCAGATCCTCGACCGGCACGAGGAGACGAAGACGGACGCCACCGGCGAGGAGCTCCGGGCCCTGGTCGCCCAGGGGGAGCGGGCGAAGGACGTCTTCATCCGCTCCAACCTGCGGCTGGTCGTGGCAGTCGCCCGGCGCTACCCGCGCAGTGGCCTGCCCCTGCTGGACCTGATCCAGGAGGGCAACGCCGGTCTGGTGCGCGCGGTGGAGAAGTTCGACTACCGCAAGGGCTTCAAGTTCTCGACGTACGCCACCTGGTGGATCCGCCAGGCGATCACGCGCTCGATAGCGGACCAGTCGCGCACCATCCGGCTGCCCGTCCACCTCGTGGAGGAACTGGGCCGCATCCGCCGCGTCCAGCGCGAGTTCAACCGGGAGCACGGCCGCGACCCGGAGCCCGCGGAGATCGCCGAGGAGCTCGGCTCGACGCCCGAGCGCGTCTCGGACGTCCTCGACTGGGCCCGTGACCCGGTCTCGCTGAACATGTCGGTGGACGACGAGGGCGAGACCCAGTTCGGTGACCTCCTGGAGGACACCTCCGCGGTGTCGCCCGAGCAGTCGGTCATGACGCTGCTGCGCAGCGAGGGGCTCGACGACCTCATCGGCCGCCTCGACCAGCGCACGGCCTCGATCATCAAGATGCGGTACGGCATAGAGGACGGCCGCGAGCGTACGCTCACCGAGGTCGGCAAGGAGCACGGCCTGACGCGTGAACGCATCCGCCAGATCGAGAAGCACGCGCTGCTGGAGCTGAAGAAGCTGGCCCGCGACACCGGGTTCGACGCGGCGGCGTGA
- a CDS encoding DUF6227 family protein has translation MSVPYETTAYEPRESPGSPEEHLARLLGRALNSFELPDETIRRLDCALAYDGSLHSAHHSAGLHRETYRHTWLLADGSALTLWELVHNTAPGSEVQHEVYDDEEELSTATARLPLPPDAPEFELPVLVQLSPPPQARHAYASDDSADHARRLLRRAENADRPGADVASLLAAASGHRITQAFGRPCRAGRAGLCFSLYEHAFLLDDGVEISLWEVEHTATPDGRHMCEVYVTEDAARGAMERRAAQMS, from the coding sequence TTGAGCGTTCCGTACGAGACGACTGCGTACGAGCCACGCGAGTCGCCCGGGTCTCCGGAGGAGCACCTCGCGCGACTGCTCGGCCGCGCCCTGAACTCCTTCGAGTTACCCGACGAGACCATACGGCGTCTCGACTGCGCCCTGGCCTACGACGGTTCGCTGCACTCGGCGCACCACAGCGCCGGACTGCACCGGGAGACCTACCGGCACACCTGGCTGCTCGCCGACGGCTCGGCGCTCACCCTCTGGGAGCTGGTGCACAACACCGCGCCGGGCAGCGAGGTGCAGCACGAGGTGTACGACGACGAGGAGGAGTTGAGCACCGCCACGGCACGACTGCCGCTCCCGCCGGACGCGCCGGAGTTCGAGCTGCCGGTACTGGTCCAGCTCTCGCCGCCGCCCCAGGCACGGCACGCGTACGCGTCCGACGACTCCGCCGACCACGCACGCCGTCTGCTGCGGCGCGCGGAGAATGCCGACCGGCCGGGCGCGGATGTCGCGTCGCTGCTGGCGGCGGCGTCCGGTCACCGGATCACCCAGGCCTTCGGCCGCCCCTGCCGCGCAGGCCGCGCCGGGCTGTGCTTCTCGCTCTACGAGCACGCGTTCCTGCTGGACGACGGCGTGGAGATCTCACTCTGGGAGGTCGAGCACACGGCGACCCCGGACGGTCGCCACATGTGCGAGGTGTACGTGACGGAGGACGCGGCCCGCGGCGCGATGGAGCGGCGCGCGGCTCAGATGTCCTAG